A segment of the Streptomyces pactum genome:
CCCGCCCAGCCGGCCGCGGTGAGCGGCGGCTGCTGCCCGTCCCGGCGGGCCCGGTCCATGCCCTTGACGTACGCCGTGTAGGCCTGCGGACTGGTGAACCACACCGACGGGTCCTCCCCGAAGACCAGCGCCCGCTTGGCCAGGACGTAGCCGAACTCCTCCGGCGTCAGGTACCCGAGCTTCTGCGACGACGCCGAGTCCTCCCGGTAGGCGTCCAGCAGCAGCCAGCCGGCGCCCAGGTAGGCCGCCGCGGTGTCGGTGAGGATCTCGTTGTCCCGGGTGCCGGGGAAGGACAGGTCGAGGCGGTGCAGGTACACGTGCATCACCTCGTGCGCGAGGGCCGCGCCGATGTCCCGGCGGTGGGTGCGGAAGCGGTCGTTCAGCTCGATGAAGTACTCGGGGCCCGCCGCGAGCTCGACGGTCGCCGCGTGCGTCATCTCGCGGAAGGAGACGATCATCCGGGCATCGGGGAGGCGGTAGTGACGCACCAGCTCGTGAGCGACCCGCTGCACGCCCAGATGCAGGTCGTCGGTGTCGCAGAACGCCACGTCGGCCGGGGCCACGCTGGCCGAGAACGTCCGCACGGTGTCGTACGACAGCCGCTTGTAGAGCGCGGTGACGGCGGCCCGCACCGTCTCCAGGTGCGGGTAACCGTGCTCGACCGGTCCGCCGTTCGCCACGCCTGAACCCCCAAGACGCCTGAACCCTTCTCCCACTGTACGAGGAGAGCCGTGCCGCCACCCGCGTCGCCCGGCCCGAACCGATCGCCCGGCGCGCCGGCCCGCGGCACCCGTACGACGTGTACGTCCACGAGCGCGCGTCGGGTCCGGTGGCACCCGCGGGGTTCTCGGGGCCTGAGACGGACTGCGACGGCGCGCGGTCCGCCCGTAGGGTTGGCCCCCATGACCACCAGCAACACCGGTACCGGTGCCGTCGACCCCGTCGTCCGCGAGGAGCTGGCCCGGCTGCGGGACAGCATCGACAACATCGACGCGGCCGTCGTCCACATGCTCGCCGAGCGCTTCAAGTGCACCCAGCAGGTCGGCCACCTCAAGGCCCGGCACCAGTTGCCGCCCGCCGATCCGGCCCGTGAGTCGAAGCAGATCGCGCGGCTGCGCGCCCTCGCCGAGAGCGCCAAGCTGGACCCGGCGTTCGCCGAGAAGTTCCTGAACTTCATCATCGCCGAGGTGATCCACCACCACGAGCGCATCGCGGAGAGCAGCGGCAACGGCAGCGGCCCGTCCCCGGCCGCCGGCTGAGCCCGCGGGTCCCCGCGCCCCCGCCCACCGGGGGCGCGCGCCGGGGGAGCACGTCGGCCACCGCGGCGGACCGGACATACTCCGCGTACCGATCCGCCTCTGTGCCCTGCCGACGGCATCAGGCAGCATGTCGTGCATGTCCGTACTGACGCGCGACGAAGCGCAGACCCGTGCCCGGCTCCTCGACGTCCACCACTACGCGATCGACCTCGATCTGACCCGTGGGGACGAGACCTTCGACTCCCGCACCGTCATCCGGTTCACCGTCCGCGGCGAGACGGACACCACGGACACCTTCGTCGAGGTCAAGCCCGCCGAGCTGCGCACCGTCACCCTGGACGGACACCCCCTCGACCCGGACACCCTGGACGAGAACCGGCTGGCGCTGAAGAACCTCGCCCCCGGCGAGCACGAGCTGCGCCTCGAGGCGGCCATGCGCTACTCCAGCACCGGCGAGGGCATGCACCGCTTCACCGACCCCGCCGACGGCGAGACCTACGTCTACACCCAGCTCTTCCTGGACGACG
Coding sequences within it:
- a CDS encoding chorismate mutase — its product is MTTSNTGTGAVDPVVREELARLRDSIDNIDAAVVHMLAERFKCTQQVGHLKARHQLPPADPARESKQIARLRALAESAKLDPAFAEKFLNFIIAEVIHHHERIAESSGNGSGPSPAAG